In a genomic window of Melopsittacus undulatus isolate bMelUnd1 chromosome 1, bMelUnd1.mat.Z, whole genome shotgun sequence:
- the ATPSCKMT gene encoding ATP synthase subunit C lysine N-methyltransferase isoform X4 → MCKVVANDSRAPPPQDDCKGASRERSWGLLVTAGVGGTLVALYAVVTPFVTPALRKVCLPFVPATSTQIHNVLRMLENRSGSLVDIGSGDGRIVIAAAKMGFKAVGYELNPWLVWYSRYRAWRDGVHHNTRFYISDLWKMPQLEKKLEEELKCNARIIACRFPFPCWIPDHTTGEGIDTVWAYDLKHSRGCETKRLEISPETKS, encoded by the exons ATGTGCAAGGTGGTAGCAAATGATAGCCGTGCACCCCCCCCACAGGACGACTGCAAGGGTGCATCAAGAGAGAGGAGCTGGGGGCTGTTGGTCACCGCTGGTGTTGGTGGGACCTTAGTGGCTCTCTATGCTGTGGTCACCCCCTTCGTGACTCCGGCTCTGAGGAAAGTGTGCCTGCCCTTTGTTCCTGCAACTTCCACCCAGATCCACAATGTGCTGAGAATGTTAGAAAACAGAAGTGGCTCCCTAGTTGACATTGGTAGCGGGGATGGCCGTATT GTGATAGCAGCTGCAAAAATGGGTTTCAAAGCTGTTGGTTATGAATTAAATCCCTGGCTAGTCTGGTACTCCAGATACCGTGCCTGGAGAGATGGGGTACATCACAACACCAGATTTTATATTTCAGACTTATGGAAG ATGCCACAGTTGGAGAAGAAGCTGGAAGAAGAATTGAAATGTAATGCCAGAATCATTGCCTGTcgttttcctttcccttgctgGATCCCAGATCATACTACTGGAGAGGGAATAGACACTGTGTGGGCCTATGATTTGAAACATTCCAGAGGATGTGAAACAAAAAGATTGGAAATTTCACCAGAGACAAAATcctaa
- the ATPSCKMT gene encoding ATP synthase subunit C lysine N-methyltransferase isoform X3, whose product MCKVVANDSRAPPPQDDCKGASRERSWGLLVTAGVGGTLVALYAVVTPFVTPALRKVCLPFVPATSTQIHNVLRMLENRSGSLVDIGSGDGRIVIAAAKMGFKAVGYELNPWLVWYSRYRAWRDGVHHNTRFYISDLWKVSFSRYTNVVVFGVPQMMPQLEKKLEEELKCNARIIACRFPFPCWIPDHTTGEGIDTVWAYDLKHSRGCETKRLEISPETKS is encoded by the exons ATGTGCAAGGTGGTAGCAAATGATAGCCGTGCACCCCCCCCACAGGACGACTGCAAGGGTGCATCAAGAGAGAGGAGCTGGGGGCTGTTGGTCACCGCTGGTGTTGGTGGGACCTTAGTGGCTCTCTATGCTGTGGTCACCCCCTTCGTGACTCCGGCTCTGAGGAAAGTGTGCCTGCCCTTTGTTCCTGCAACTTCCACCCAGATCCACAATGTGCTGAGAATGTTAGAAAACAGAAGTGGCTCCCTAGTTGACATTGGTAGCGGGGATGGCCGTATT GTGATAGCAGCTGCAAAAATGGGTTTCAAAGCTGTTGGTTATGAATTAAATCCCTGGCTAGTCTGGTACTCCAGATACCGTGCCTGGAGAGATGGGGTACATCACAACACCAGATTTTATATTTCAGACTTATGGAAG gtttctttttcccGTTATACAAATGTCGTTGTTTTTGGGGTGCCTCAAATG ATGCCACAGTTGGAGAAGAAGCTGGAAGAAGAATTGAAATGTAATGCCAGAATCATTGCCTGTcgttttcctttcccttgctgGATCCCAGATCATACTACTGGAGAGGGAATAGACACTGTGTGGGCCTATGATTTGAAACATTCCAGAGGATGTGAAACAAAAAGATTGGAAATTTCACCAGAGACAAAATcctaa
- the ATPSCKMT gene encoding ATP synthase subunit C lysine N-methyltransferase isoform X1: MCKVVANDSRAPPPQDDCKGASRERSWGLLVTAGVGGTLVALYAVVTPFVTPALRKVCLPFVPATSTQIHNVLRMLENRSGSLVDIGSGDGRIVSSLFSCSFYWWIIFPQIQVIAAAKMGFKAVGYELNPWLVWYSRYRAWRDGVHHNTRFYISDLWKVSFSRYTNVVVFGVPQMMPQLEKKLEEELKCNARIIACRFPFPCWIPDHTTGEGIDTVWAYDLKHSRGCETKRLEISPETKS; encoded by the exons ATGTGCAAGGTGGTAGCAAATGATAGCCGTGCACCCCCCCCACAGGACGACTGCAAGGGTGCATCAAGAGAGAGGAGCTGGGGGCTGTTGGTCACCGCTGGTGTTGGTGGGACCTTAGTGGCTCTCTATGCTGTGGTCACCCCCTTCGTGACTCCGGCTCTGAGGAAAGTGTGCCTGCCCTTTGTTCCTGCAACTTCCACCCAGATCCACAATGTGCTGAGAATGTTAGAAAACAGAAGTGGCTCCCTAGTTGACATTGGTAGCGGGGATGGCCGTATT gtCAGCAGTTTATTTTCATGCTCTTTCTATTGGTGGATCATTTTTCCTCAGATTCAG GTGATAGCAGCTGCAAAAATGGGTTTCAAAGCTGTTGGTTATGAATTAAATCCCTGGCTAGTCTGGTACTCCAGATACCGTGCCTGGAGAGATGGGGTACATCACAACACCAGATTTTATATTTCAGACTTATGGAAG gtttctttttcccGTTATACAAATGTCGTTGTTTTTGGGGTGCCTCAAATG ATGCCACAGTTGGAGAAGAAGCTGGAAGAAGAATTGAAATGTAATGCCAGAATCATTGCCTGTcgttttcctttcccttgctgGATCCCAGATCATACTACTGGAGAGGGAATAGACACTGTGTGGGCCTATGATTTGAAACATTCCAGAGGATGTGAAACAAAAAGATTGGAAATTTCACCAGAGACAAAATcctaa
- the ATPSCKMT gene encoding ATP synthase subunit C lysine N-methyltransferase isoform X2, which yields MCKVVANDSRAPPPQDDCKGASRERSWGLLVTAGVGGTLVALYAVVTPFVTPALRKVCLPFVPATSTQIHNVLRMLENRSGSLVDIGSGDGRIVSSLFSCSFYWWIIFPQIQVIAAAKMGFKAVGYELNPWLVWYSRYRAWRDGVHHNTRFYISDLWKMPQLEKKLEEELKCNARIIACRFPFPCWIPDHTTGEGIDTVWAYDLKHSRGCETKRLEISPETKS from the exons ATGTGCAAGGTGGTAGCAAATGATAGCCGTGCACCCCCCCCACAGGACGACTGCAAGGGTGCATCAAGAGAGAGGAGCTGGGGGCTGTTGGTCACCGCTGGTGTTGGTGGGACCTTAGTGGCTCTCTATGCTGTGGTCACCCCCTTCGTGACTCCGGCTCTGAGGAAAGTGTGCCTGCCCTTTGTTCCTGCAACTTCCACCCAGATCCACAATGTGCTGAGAATGTTAGAAAACAGAAGTGGCTCCCTAGTTGACATTGGTAGCGGGGATGGCCGTATT gtCAGCAGTTTATTTTCATGCTCTTTCTATTGGTGGATCATTTTTCCTCAGATTCAG GTGATAGCAGCTGCAAAAATGGGTTTCAAAGCTGTTGGTTATGAATTAAATCCCTGGCTAGTCTGGTACTCCAGATACCGTGCCTGGAGAGATGGGGTACATCACAACACCAGATTTTATATTTCAGACTTATGGAAG ATGCCACAGTTGGAGAAGAAGCTGGAAGAAGAATTGAAATGTAATGCCAGAATCATTGCCTGTcgttttcctttcccttgctgGATCCCAGATCATACTACTGGAGAGGGAATAGACACTGTGTGGGCCTATGATTTGAAACATTCCAGAGGATGTGAAACAAAAAGATTGGAAATTTCACCAGAGACAAAATcctaa
- the CCT5 gene encoding T-complex protein 1 subunit epsilon → MSAMGTLAFDEYGRPFLILKDQERKTRLMGLEALKSHIMAAKAVASTLRTSLGPNGLDKMMVDKDGEVTVTNDGATILNMMDVDHQIAKLMVELSKSQDDEIGDGTTGVVVLAGALLEQAEQLLDRGIHPIRIADGYEQAARIAIEHLDKISDSFTVDPQNIEPLIQTAKTTLGSKVVNRCHRQMAEIAVNAVLTVADMERKDVDFELIKVQGKVGGRLEDTQLVKGVIVDKDFSHPQMPKELKDAKIAILTCPFEPPKPKTKHKLDVTSVEDYKALQKYEKEKFEEMVKQIKDTGANLAICQWGFDDEANHLLLQNELPAVRWVGGAEIELIAIATGGRIVPRFCELTAEKLGFAGVVREISFGTTKDRMLVIEQCQNSRAVTIFIRGGNKMIIEEAKRSLHDALCVIRNLVRDNRIVYGGGAAEISCALAVSEAADKCPSLEQYAMRAFADALEVIPMALSENSGMNPIQTMTEVRARQVKENNPALGIDCLQKGTNDMKQQHVIETLIGKKQQISLATQVVRMILKIDDIRRPGESEE, encoded by the exons ATGTCGGCCATGGGGACTTTGGCGTTTGATGAGTATGGGCGCCCCTTCCTCATCCTCAAGGATCAGGAGCGGAAGACGCGCCTTATGGGGCTTGAGGCGCTTAAG tCTCACATAATGGCAGCAAAGGCTGTAGCAAGTACTCTGAGAACATCCCTTGGGCCCAACG GCTTGGATAAAATGATGGTGGACAAAGATGGTGAGGTGACTGTGACAAATGATGGTGCTACCATCCTGAATATGATGGATGTGGACCACCAGATAGCCAAACTTATGGTGGAGCTGTCTAAGTCTCAAGATGATGAGATTGGGGATGGAACCACTGGAGTTGTTG TTCTGGCTGGAGCCTTATTGGAACAGGCTGAGCAATTGCTGGATCGTGGTATTCACCCCATCAGAATAGCAGACGGTTATGAGCAGGCAGCTCGCATTGCCATTGAGCATCTAGACAAAATCAGTGACAGCTTTACGGTTGATCCACAGAACATTGAACCACTGATCCAGACAGCAAAAACAACCTTAGGCTCTAAAGT AGTTAACCGCTGTCACAGACAAATGGCAGAAATTGCTGTAAATGCTGTACTGACAGTAGCAGATATGGAACGTAAAGATGTCGATTTTGAGCTGATCAAAGTACAAGGCAAAGTGGGTGGTAGACTGGAAGATACACAGTTGGTTAAAGGAGTGATTGTGGATAAAGATTTCAGTCATCCACAGATGCCTAAA GAGCTTAAAGATGCTAAAATTGCAATCCTTACTTGTCCATTCGAACCACCTAAGCCTAAAACCAAGCATAAGCTTGATGTCACATCTGTGGAAGATTACAAGGCACTGCAGAAATATGAAAAGGAGAAGTTTGAAGAGATGGTGAAACAA ATAAAAGACACCGGTGCAAACCTTGCAATTTGCCAGTGGGGTTTTGACGATGAGGCAAATCACTTGCTGCTCCAGAATGAGCTGCCTGCTGTTCGTTGGGTTGGTGGAGCTGAAATAGAA TTAATCGCCATTGCAACTGGAGGCCGCATTGTTCCTCGCTTCTGTGAACTCACAGCAGAGAAACTGGGTTTTGCGGGTGTTGTCCGAGAGATCTCCTTTGGAACAACCAAGGATAGAATGCTTGTCATTGAACAGTGTCAGAATTCCAGAGCTGTGACCATTTTCATTagaggaggaaataaaatg ATCATTGAAGAAGCAAAGCGATCTCTCCATGACGCGTTGTGTGTCATTCGGAATCTTGTTCGTGATAATCGAATTGTATATGGTGGTGGTGCAGCTGAAATTTCTTGTGCCTTGGCAGTCAGTGAAGCAGCAGATAAG TGCCCATCTTTGGAACAGTATGCTATGAGAGCTTTTGCAGATGCCCTGGAGGTAATTCCCATGGCACTCTCTGAGAACAGTGGTATGAATCCAATACAGACAATGACCGAAGTGCGGGCTAggcaagtgaaagaaaacaatccTGCCCTCGGCATTGATTGCTTGCAGAAAGGAACAAATG ATATGAAGCAGCAACATGTTATAGAAACCTTGATTGGCAAGAAACAGCAGATTTCTCTGGCAACTCAGGTCGTTAGAATGATTCTGAAGATTGATGATATCCGTAGGCCTGGAGAGTCTGAAGAGTAA